DNA from Dokdonella koreensis DS-123:
ATGCGCCTGCTCGGGCGCTGCCTGCGCGAACTCGGCCTGGGCGGTACGCCGGCCCTGGCGCCGTCCGGTTGAACGGCAGCGGATCGCCCTGATATCGCAAGACAGCCGGGCTCCAGCGCCGGGCCGCGACATCGCAGGCGCCCTGCGAGCACCGCTCAGCCCGAACGCCGTCGCGGCATAATGGGCGACTTTCCACGACCGGCCGACTCGACGCATTCCATGTACGGTTACAGCCAGACATCCGAGCCGGTGCGGCTCGAGCGCGATTGCGAGGCCGTCATGGTCCCGCAGGGCGACGTCGTCACCTTGCCGGCGGGGCAGGCGGGCTACATCACCCAGGCGCTGGGCGGGAGCTTCACGGTCTACGTGGACGGCAACCTCTTCCGGATCAAAGGGTCCGATGCCGACGCGCTCGGCAAGGCGGCGCCGCCACCGCTGGAACTGCCGGTGGACGCGGACGACGAAGCGGTCGAGCGGCTGGTCTGGGACCAGCTCAGGACCTGTTTCGATCCCGAGATCCCGGTCAACATCGTCGAGCTGGGCCTGGTCTACGACTGCGTGCTCGAGCACCGCGAGGACGGCATGCGCACGGTCGAGGTCCGCATGACGCTGACGGCGCCCGGCTGCGGCATGGGCGACATCCTGGTCGACGACGTGCGCACCAAGCTGGAACTGATCCCGACCATCGCCGAGGCCGATGTCGAGCTGGTCTTCGATCCGCCGTGGAACCAGGGCATGATGTCGGAAATCGCCCGACTCGAGACCGGCATGTTCTGAGCCGGGGCGGCGTCCGGCAGCCATGGGGAGGTCGAGGATGAAGAAGATCAAGGGGTGGGCCGTCGCGCTCGGGATGCTGGTCCTGACGCTGGCCTTCGACCTGGTGGTCTGGGGCGCCGTGCCGTCGCTGCCGCACGTCGGCGAGCACATCGCGGCGTCGGCGCGCCGGGAGGCGCCGCTCGCGGCCACCTACATCTTTCTGGGACGGCCCATCGACGATGCCGTGCCGACCCTGCGTGGCTACGGCGCCGGCTGGCTGGAACAAGCCTGGAGCGAGGGCTTCGCGCGGATCGCCGAGGACGGCCGGGTGGCGATGGACCTCGTCACCGGCTCGACCTGGAACGCCGCGCACCGCTGGATCAAGCTGGCGTACTGGGCGCCGCCGGTCCTGCTGCCGGTGTTCCTCGTACTGTGGGCGCGGCGGCCGCGCCAGATCCGCATGATGGGCGCGCGACGCTGAGCGTGCCGCCCCGGACCGGCCGACGGCGCGCCGGAAGCGGATGGATCACCCTTCGGTGTTGACCAGCGTGCCGATCTGCGCGCCTTCCATGATGCGCATCAGGTTGCCTGCCACGCCCATGTCGTAGATGCGCAGCGGCATCCGGTGGTCGCGGCACAGCGCGATCGCGCTGGTGTCCATCACCCGCAGGTCGCGGTGGATGACTTCCTCGTAGGACAGGTGATCGTAGCGCTTGGCGGTCGGATCCTTGGCCGGGTCGGCCGTATAGACGCCGTCCACCTTGGTCGCCTTGAGCAGCAGGTCGGCGCCGACCTCCACCGCCCTCAGCGCGGCGGCCGAGTCGGTGGTGAAGAACGGATTGCCGGTGCCGGCGGCGAACAGGACGATGCGGCCCTTCTCGAGGTGCCGGACCGCGCGGCGGCGAATGAAGTCCTCGCAGACCTCGTTGATCTTGATTGCGCTCATCGTGCGCGCGAACCCGCCGGCCTTCTCGATCGCGTCCTGCATGGCCAGTGCGTTCATGACGGTGGCCAGCATGCCCATGTGGTCGCCGGTCACGCGGTCCATGCCGGCCGCCGCGAGGCCCTCGCCGCGGAAGATGTTGCCGCCGCCGATCACGACGCCGACCTGCACACCGGCCTTCTGGACCTCGATGATCTCGCGCGCCAGGCGCTGGATCACCTTCGGGTCGATGCCGTAGTCGGCTTCACCCATCAGTGCCTCGCCGGAGAGCTTGAGCAGAATGCGACGGTACGCGATCGAGCGGGTCATCAGGTTCTCCGAGGCGGGCAAAACAGCCGGATTTTACCCGAAGCGTCCATATGAAAATCATGTGACGGCCCTTGCCGGGCCGAATGCACGTGCGGCAGATGCGCACAACGAAAAAAGGCCGCGGTTTCCCGCGGCCTTTCGGGGTGGCGAACCACCGTCCTGTTCAGGCCAGTCCGGCCTGCTTCATGACTTCGGCGGCGTAGTCTTCCACGACCTTCTCGATACCCTCGCCGACGACCAGGCGGTGCATCGAAACGACTTCCGCGCCTTCCTTCTTGAGGACGGCGCCGACGGTCTCGTTGCTGTCCAGCACGTAGGGCTGGCCGGTGAGCGTGACGTCGTTGATGATCTTGTTGATCTTTCCGCTGATGATCTTCTCGAGGATCTCGGCCGGCTTGGCCTTGTCCTTCTCGGACATCTTGGCCAGCTCGATCTCCTTCTCCTTGGCGATGAAGTCGGCCGGGACGTCCTTCTCGGCGATGTACGGGGGATTCATCGCGGCGACGTGCATCGCGATGCCGCGTGCCAGCTCGGCGGAACCCCCCTTGACCTCGACCAGGACGCCGATGCGCCCGCCATGCACGTAGGCACCGACCGCGTGGGCGCTGTCGAGGCTGACGAGACGGCGCACCTGGACGTTCTCGCCGACCTTGGCGATCAGCGCCGAGCGCGCTTCCTCGACCGTGCCGCCGCCCGGATAGGTAGCGGCCTTGAGTGCGGCCACGTCGGCCACGCCGGCACCGGCGACCGCCGCCTTGGCGACGTTCTCGACGAAGCCGAGGAAGTTCTCGTCCTTCGCCACGAAGTCGGTCTCGCTGTTGATCTCGACCAGCGCCGAGCGCGAGCCTTCCTGGCCCAGGACGATGCGGCCCTCGGCGGCCACGCGGTCGGCCTTCTTGTCGGCCTTGGCGAGCCCGGCCTTGCGCAGCCACTCGATGGCGGCTTCGATGTCGCCGTTGTTCTGGGTGAGCGCCTTCTTGCACTCCATCATGCCGGCGCCGGAACGCTCACGCAGTTCCTTGACCAGCTGTGCGGTGATTTCCATCGGAAAACCTCGATTGCTTGCGACGCGGCGGCGACCCGCCGCGTGGAATGTAGAGATGTCGGTGACGACGGCCGTGCCGGCGCGTCGCCCGCCTCGCGGGAGAGGAACCGGCAAGCGCGACAGGCTAGCGCCGCACGCTTGCCGGCATGTGTCACTCGCTCCGGTCGGCGCCGCCGCGCGGGGCGTCGCCACGCTTGCCGGCCGGTGCGCCACGGCGGTTCGGCGGTGCCTTGCGCGGTGCCGGCTTGTTGCGGCGGTTGTCGCGGTCGGCGGCGTCCTTCTTCGTGACAGGGTTGCCGTCGGCGTCCAGCTCGACGAACTCGTCCTTCTCGCTGGCCGCGATCTGCGGGGCGGCCGCCTTGCCTTCCAGGACCGCGTCGGCGACGGCGCGCGCATAGAGTTGCACCGCGCGGATCGCGTCGTCGTTGCCGGGGATCGCGTAGTCGACCAGGCTCGGGTCGTAGTTGGTGTCGACCACCGCCACGACCGGGATGCCGAGCTTCTTGGCTTCGAGCACGGCGATGTTCTCGTGGCCGATGTCGATCACGAACAGCGCGTCGGGCAGGCGGCCCATGTCCTTGATGCCGCCCAGCGACTTCTCGAGCTTCTCGCGCTCGCGCTGGAGGCTCAGGATCTCGTGCTTGACCAGGCGGTCGAAGGTGCCGTCCGTCGCGCCGGCCTCCAGCTCCTTGAGCCGGGCCACGGACTGCTTGACGGTACGGAAGTTGGTCAGCATGCCGCCGAGCCAGCGGGCAGCGATGTACGGCATGCCGCAGCGGGCGGCTTCTTCCTTGACCGCGTCGCGCGCCGAGCGCTTGGTGCCGACGAACAGGATCGTGCCGCGCTTCTGCGCCAGGCCCGACACGAAGTTCATCGCGTCGTTGAACAGCGGCAGGGTCTTCTCGAGGTTGATGATGTGGATCTTGCCGCGCGCGCCGAAGATGTAGTCGGCCATGCGGGGATTCCAGTAACGCGTCTGGTGACCGAAGTGCACGCCAGCTTCCAGCATCTGGCGCATCGTGACCTGAGGCATTTGATTGACTCCAATCGTGCGTGGGCGACCGTGCCGGTATGATTGCGGCTCGGTACTGCCCGGGGTTGAACCTCCACGTATCCCCGCCTGCGACCCGAGGCCTGTTCGGCCCGGGCACCCCGAAAGCGGTGACGATACGTGTGCGGATTTGGCGGGTTCGCCATCTATGGCCTTGCCGGATTGCCCGGCGGGCCATATTTCCGTAGCGTCGCCAGCAACTTGCGATAACGGCGCCACGAAACCGTACAATTGTACGCCGTCCCCGGCACCGCCACAAGTCATCCGGAACCGCTCACTGCCCATGCACGTCAAGATCAAGACTCCCGACCAGATCCAGAAGATGCGCGAGGCCGGCCGCCTGGCCGCCGAAGTGCTGGAAATGCTCGTCGAACACGTCAAGCCCGGCGTGACCACCGAGGAACTGGACCGTCTGGCCCACGACCACATCGTCGACGTGCAGAAGGCGGTCCCCGCCAACGTCGGCTACAAGGGCTATCCCAAGACCCTGTGCACGTCCGTCAACCACGTGATCTGCCACGGGATCCCGAGTCCGTCGAAGGTGCTCAAGGACGGCGACATCGTCAACATCGACGTCACCGTGATCCGCGACGGCTGGCATGGCGACACCAGCCGCATGTACTTCGTCGGCCAGCCGTCGGTGCTGGCCAGGCGGCTGGTGGACACCACGCTCGAAGCGATGCTGCGCGGCATCGCGCAGGTACGCCCCGGGGCGACGCTCGGCGACATCGGCCACGCGATCCAGAAGCACGCCGAGGCGCAGGGCTTCTCGGTCGTGCGCGAGTACTGCGGGCACGGCATCGGGCAGATCTACCACGAGGACCCGCAGGTGCTGCACTACGGCCAGGCCGGCGCGGGCCTGCGCCTGGAGAAGGGCATGACCTTCACGGTCGAGCCGATGCTCAACGCCGGCAAGCCGCAGACCCGCCTGCTGCCGGACGGCTGGACCGTGGTGACGCGCGACCACTCCCTGTCGGCCCAGTGGGAGCACACCATCGTCGTCACCGACGACGGCCACGAGATCCTGACGCCCTGGCCGCGAGCGGCCTGAGTCCCCGATGAGCGGCGCGCCGAACGATCGCGAGGCGCCGCCCCACCGCGAACCGGCGGTGCCGGCACTGCGGCGCCTGGCCGACCCCATCCCCCGCTCGGGCGTCGATGCGAGCGCCCGCCTGGGCCTGCGCCAGTTCCTGGCCGATGGCGACCGCGACCTCACCGGCGCGTTCGGCGACGGCGTCGCGGCGACGCGCCTGGTCGCGGCGCGGGCGGCCATGGTCGACCGGGTCGCGCTGCACGTCTGGCGCGCCTGGCTCGGCGACCGGGAAGGCATGGCGCTGCTGGCCGTCGGCGGCTACGGGCGGCGCGAGCTGTTCCCGCATTCGGACGTGGACCTGCTGGTGCTGACCGCCGGCCCGATCGCCGAGGCCCGCCAGCAGCGGGCGCTCGAGATGTTCCTCTCCACGCTGTGGGACATCGGCCTCAAGCCGGGCCATGCCGTGCGCGACGCGGACGGCTGCCGCCGGCTGGCCGGCCAGGACGAGACCGTCTATTCGGCCCTGCTCGACGCGCGCCCGCTGGCCGGGGACGACGCCCTGGGCACGGCGCTGACCGCATCGCTGCCGGACCAGCGCCTGTGGACGCCGCTGGCCTTCCTGGAGGCCAAGCAGGCCGACCGCGTCGCGCGCCGGCGACGCTTCGGCGACACCGCCTACAACCTGGAACCCAACCTCAAGGAAGGCCCCGGCGGCCTGCGCGACCTGCACCTGATCGCCTGGCTCGATCGCATCGCTGCGGCCACGCTGCTGGACGAAGACGAGCGCCAGGCCGTGGCCACCGCCCGCGAGCGCCTGTTCCGGGTCCGCTACGCCCTGCACCTGGAGGCGGGGCGGCCGGAGGAACGGCTGCTGTTCGACCACCAGCGGTCGCTGGCCCAGCGCTTCGGCTATCGCGACGAAAGCCGGCGCAACCTGGGCGTCGAGCAGTTCATGCAACGCTATTTTCGTGCGACCAGCCGCATCGCGGCCGCCTGCGACGATGCGATCGACCGGGCGCTGGAGCGGCTGGAACCGGCACCGCCGACCGCCGTCCCGATCGGCGACGGCCTGGTGCGCATCGGCGACCGCATCGCCCTGGACGAGGCCGTCTCGCTCGAACGGGAACCGGGCCGCCTCGTCACGCTGTTCGCGTCGCTGGACCGGCTGCCCGGCGTCACCGGGCTGCGGGCCTCGACCACGCGCCGCGTGCGCCGGCTGCTGCGTGACCCGGCGTTCGATCCCGATCGGGCCGACGTGCTCGCCGCGGTCCGGGAGGTCCTCGAGGGAGACACGGTCCAGGCCGTCGCGACCGTGTCGACGATGGCGCACTACGGCCTGCTCGCGCGCCTGGTGCCCGGCTTCGCGCGGGTCAGCGGCCGTATGCAATACGACCTGTTCCATGTCTACACCGTCGACGAGCACACCTTGCGCGTGCTGGGCTTCATGGCGCGCTTCGCCGCACCCGACCCGAGCGGCGAGTTCGCGCTGGCGCGGTCGATCTTCCCGCGCCTGCCGCAGCCATCGCTGCTGCTGCTGGCCGGCCTGTTCCACGACATCGCCAAGGGGCGCGGCGGCGACCATTCCGTGCTGGGGGTGGAGGACGCCCAGCAGTTCTGCGCCAAGCTCGGTCTGCCGCGGGCCGACATCGAGCTGGTCGCCTGGCTGGTGCGCTGGCACCTCCTGATGAGCACGACGGCCCAGCGCCAGGACATCACCGACCCGGAGGTCGTGCATCGCTTCGCCTCCGAGGTGGCCGACTGGGAGCGACTGGACTACCTGTACCTGCTCACCGTCGCCGACATCTGCGGCACCAGCCCCAAGCTCTGGAACTCCTGGAAGGACCGCCTGCTGTCGGACCTCTACGGCGCGACGCGCTTCGCCTTGCGCGAGCGCCGCGAACTGCCTCCGCTGGCGGCGGAGCGCGCCGACGCCTGCCGCGATCGCGCCCGCCGCCTCCTCGACGGGCGCGGCATCGACGCGGCGGCGATCACGCGCATCTGGAGCGTGTTCCCGGAAAGCAGCTTCCTGCGCTACAGCCCCGACCAGATCGCCTGGCAGACGGCCGCGATCGCCCAGGCGGACACGCTGCCGCTGGTCAAGGTGCGGCCCGAAGGGCTGCGCGGAACCAGCGAGATCTTCATCCACGCCGCCGACCGGGAAGGCCTGTTCGCCGCGGTCACCGCCGTACTCGACCGCCGGCAGCTGGACATCGTGGAGGCGCGCGTCGTCACCTCGCGCACCGGCCAGGTGCTCGACACCTTCCTGATCCTCGATGCGCACGGCCATACCCTGTCCGCGGAGGCCTGCGGGCAGATCGAACGGCAGCTGCTGGACATGCTCGAGCGCCAGGCGTTCGACGTGGTGCCGGCGGTGCGGACCCTGCCGCGCACGCTCAAGCATTTCCAGGTCGAGCCGCGCGTCGTCTTCCGCGCCGACCCGGTACGCCGCCGGACGCGGCTGGCCTTGATCTGCACCGACCGTCCCGGCCTCCTGGCGGCCGTCGCGCAGGCCCTGCGCGACCGCAAGGTGCGCGTGCACGATGCGCGCATCGTCACCTTCGGCGAGCGGGTGGAAGATTTCTTCGAAATCACCGACGATGCCGGCGCACCGCTCGATGCCGCCGCGCAGGAGTCCCTGCGTGCGGTCCTGATGGACCGCCTGCTGCCCGCGGCCGCGCCGGCTTCGGCCAGCGCGTGAGCGCATCGACGGCCCTTGGTTTTCCCATCTGCCTGGACGACATGATCGAACGACTGATTGAAGATGCGTGGGAACGCCGCGCACAGCTGGACCCGGCCGAAATCGAAGCGCAGCTCCGCCCCGCGGTCGAGCAGACGATGGACCTGCTCGAGACCGGGCAGGCGCGCGTCGCCGAGCCGGACGGGCAGGGCGGCTGGCAGGTCAACGCCTGGCTCAAGAAGGCGGTGCTGCTGTACTTCCGGATCAACGGCAACAGCGTGGTCGACCGCGGCGCGATGCCGGGTTTCGACAAGGTTCCGCTGCGTTTCATCGACGCCGACGAGGCGGCGTTCCGCAAGGTCGGCGCCCGCTTCGTGCCGGGATCGCTGGTGCGCCGCGGCGCGCACATCGCCGCGGACGTGGTGCTGATGCCCAGCTACGTGAACATCGGTGCCCATGTCGGCGCCGGGACGATGGTCGACACCTGGGCGACGGTCGGGTCCTGCGCGCAGATCGGCCGCAACGTCCACCTGTCGGGCGGCGTCGGCATCGGCGGCGTCCTGGAGCCGCTGCAGGCCGGGCCGACGATCATCGAGGACGACTGCTTCGTCGGCGCCCGCTCGGAAGTGGTCGAGGGCGTCGTGGTCGAGCGCGGCAGCGTGATCGGCATGGGCGTGTTCCTCGGCCAGTCGACGCGCATCTACGACCGTGCCAGCGGCACCGTCAGCTACGGCCGCGTGCCCGCCGGCAGCGTCGTGGTGGCCGGCTCGCTGCCGGCGGCGGACGGCAGCCACAGCCTCTACGCCGCCGTCATCGTCAAGCGCGTCGACGACCGGACACGCGCCAAGACCGCGATCAACGAACTGCTGCGGGGGGAATGATGGGCGCCATCACGCTCTATGGCCTGACCAAGTGCTCGACCTGCCAGAAGGCGGTCGCCTGGCTGCAGCGCGCCGGCGTCGAGCACCGGTTCGTCGACTACCGCGAGCATCCGGTGCCGGCCGCCACGCTCAAGCACTGGGCCGGCGCGGTCGGCGGCTTCGAGAAGCTGGTCAATCGCACCGGCATGACCTGGCGCAACCTTCCCGACGCGCGCAAGAAGCCCGGCAGCGATGCGGAATGGACGTTGCTGATCCGTGAGTATCCCGCGCTGGTGCGGCGACCGGTGGCCGTCGCCGAGGACGGCGAGATCAGCCTCGGCTTCAGCGACGCCCTGTTCAAGCGCCGCTTCGCCGCATGAGCGAGGTGCTCGCCCTGGCTTCGGCGTTGATCCGGCGCGCCTCGGTGACGCCGGACGATGCCGGCTGCCAGGCGCTGCTGGCCGAACGCCTGGCGCGTGCCGGCTTCGCCTGCGAGCACCTGCGCTACGGCGAGGTCGACAATCTCTGGGCCACGCACGGCAGCGGCGGACCGGTGCTGGTGTTCCTCGGCCATACCGACGTCGTACCGAGCGGGCCGCCCGAGGCCTGGGCCAGCCCGCCGTTCGAGCCGAGCCTTCGCGACGGCCGTCTCTACGGCCGCGGCGCGGCCGACATGAAGTCGAGCGTCGCGGCGATGACGGTCGCCCTGGAGGCCTTCGTCGCGGCGCGGCCCGGTCATCGCGGGACCGTCGCCCTGCTGCTCACCTCGGACGAGGAGGGCATCGCCCAGGACGGGATCCGGCGCGTGGCCCGCACCTTCGTCGAGCGCGGCCAGCGGATCGACTGGTGCGTGGTCGGCGAGCCCTCCTCGCAGCAGGCGCTGGGCGACCTGATCCGCGTCGGCCGGCGTGGCTCCCTAACGGGCCGCCTGCGCATCGCCGGCATCCAGGGACATGTCGCCTATCCGCACAAGGCGCTCAATCCGATCCACGCCTTCGCGCCGGCGCTCGCGGAACTGGCCGTCACCCGCTGGGACGCGGGTGACGCGGCCTTTCCGCCGACCTCGTTCCAGGTATCGAACATCAGCGCGGGCACCGGCGCCGACAACGTGATTCCGGGCAGCCTCTCGGCGGTGTTCAATTTCCGTTTCGGCGTCGCCAGCTCGGCCGACGGCCTGATCGACCGTGTCGAGACGGTGCTGCGCACGCACGCGCTGGACTTCGAGATCGCCTGGCATCGCTCCGGCGAACCATTCGTGACGACCGGAGGACGGCTGCGCCAGGTGGTGATCGAAGCGCTCCACATGCGGTGCGGTATGGAGCCCGAGGCGAGCACCGGCGGCGGAACCTCGGACGGACGTTTCATCGCGCCGCTCGGCGCCGAAGTCGTCGAGCTGGGGCCCTGCAACGAGAGCATCCACAAAATCGATGAATCGATCGCGCTGGATGAATTGGAAGCGCTCCCGGGGCTGTATCAGGAAATCGCCGAACGGCTGATCGGCACCGGCGATTAGATCATTCGCGCGATATCGTCCAGTCCCCTGCGCGGGGCGCTTCGCCGCATCATGTTATTTGGCGAGATGGCGTATCGGCACTATGGAAGCGCTGCCGGCTGCTGTGCTAGGGTTATAAGTTATGACCGGACGATCATCCCGGCCGTGGTTTTGCGATAACACTCTTCGTACGGGATGTTTCGTAACCCTCGGTTGATGCAGCGAGTTCTCGCTGCATCCATGCGGTGATACGCGGCAATCGGACTGCACCTTTCCACTGGAATGCCCGGATACGGATACGGGCCGGATGCTAGGGGAGTCAACGTTGCGCAATATGCAGTCTGTTGAACGATGGGTTTCGCCGGTTGGCCTTCGCTCGCTCGCGGTCGTGGTGCTCGCCCTCGTTTCTTTGGCCGCCGCTTCGGTGACGGCACTGGATTTCACGCCCCACGGTACGCAGCCGGGGCTGCTCAGCGACTTGAACGACGCCTCCACCTGCTCGTCCTGCCATCGCGGGTACGATGCGACCACGGCGCGTTTTCTGCCGCACAACACCTGGGGCGGTTCGATGATGGCCAACGCGGCCCGCGACCCGCTGTTCTGGGCGGCGCTGGACGTGGCCAACAACGACATTCCCGGTGTCGGCGACTATTGCATCCGCTGCCACACACCGCGCGGCTGGCTGCGCGGCCATTCGACCAAACCCGGCAATGGCGGCGCCCCCAATCCTCAGGGCGCATTGGGCTGTCTGCTCGAAGGCAGCTACGACCATGATGCCGGCAAGCTGAACGACTACGGCGGCGTCGACTGCCATTTCTGCCACCGGCTGATGCCCAGCGGTCCGCAGTCGCAGCCGCTGTTCGTCGAGAACGCCAACTTCTGGGTCGACGACGCCCAGGAATGCCTGACGCCCGACGGTTCGGGCTACGGCGGCCCGTGCCGCCGCGGCCCCTATACCTATACGGAAGGCAACCTGACGCCGCCGCACGGCTGGGTCTATTCCTCGTACCACGAAAGCTCGGCGATCTGCGGCAACTGCCACAACGTGACGTCGCCGCAGACCGATGCGGGCACCTATGCGCAGACGCTGCGCCTCAACAACGGCACCGACACCGGCATCCCGTTCCCGATCGAGCGCACCTACGCCGAGTGGAACCAGAGCCTGTTCGCCGACGCGATCTTCCGCGACGGCCTGACCGAGGTACCGCAGGGCACGCCGGCCGTGGTCCGCGCCGAGCAATGCCAGCAATGCCACATGCGCGATTCGCAGGATCCCGCCGCCAAGGCCTGCCAGCAGAATCCCCCCGGCTCGCGCACCGGCAACCTGCCGATCCACGACCTCGTCGGCGGCAATACCTGGATCCCGGCGATCATCAAGGGCCAATACGGTGGGCAGAGCGGCCTCGGACGCGACGGCGACTACGACCAGGCGGTGGCCGCGGCACGCCTGATGCTCGAATCGAGCGCGCAGGTCGGCGCCACCGTGACCGCCTATACCGCGCCGACCCCGGGCAGTGCTGGGTCGGTCAGCGCCAACGTGGACATCGTCAACCTCAGCGGCCACAAGCTGCCGACCGGCTATGCCGAAGGTCGCCGCATGTGGATCAATGTCCAGGTGCGCGACGGCAACGCCAACGTCGTCGCCGAAAGCGCCGCCTACAACCCGGCGACCGCCGTATTGACCCAGGACGCCCAGGCGAAGGTCTACGAGGCGCTGCAGGGCATCTGGGATCCGGGCAGCAGCACCTGCAAGACCGAGGAGGCCGGGCGCAAGCTGTTCCACTTCGTGCTGAACAACTGCGTCGCCAAGGACAACCGGATCCCGCCGCTCGGTTTCCGCGCCAAGACCACCGCGGACCCGAACGGCTACGAGACCCAGCCGGTCGGCTACACCTATCCGGAGACCTCGCCGGGTTCGGGCGTCCTGGTCAATCGCGACCGCACGCCCTATACCTTCGCGATCCCGGCCGGCACCCAGGGCCCGATCAGCCTGCGTGTCTCGCTGAGGTACCAGACCTCCAGCAAGGAATACATCGAATTCCTGCGCGACGAAGCCGTCGAGCACGGATTCGCGGCCGAGAACACGCTGTGCTCCGGCGGCCCGGACCGGCCGTTCGACGTGGGTCCCCAGTCGCAGAGCCGCGGCGAGTACATGTATTCGCTCTGGAACAACCCGGCCTACGGCAAGTCCCCGCCCGAGGACATCCAGGTCGTCACGATTCCCGCCGCGAGGCCCGCACGATGAAGCTCCAGTCGTTCTTGTCGGTACTTGTCGGCAGCCTGTTGCTGCACGGCTGCGCCTCGCGTTCGGCCGATCGTGCCGCCGATGCCCGCCCGGTCGCCGAGCCGGTCGCGAGCGCGGCGCCAGCAGAAGGCCGCATGCAGGGCTATGTGGTGCTGCGCCGGTACCAGGACCGCTTCAAGGTGGACGGCAGGGAAGTCGTGCGCGACGCCGAGTACGGCTGGGACTACGCCCGCGGCATGACGGTGCTGAAGATGTTCGACACCGATGGCCGGCTGGTCTCCGAGGAGGACCGGCCCGGCGAATCGCTGCGGTTGACCGAGGCCGAGAACGCGCGCGCCGAGGTGCTGGTTCGCACGCATCCGCAACTCGCCGACATTCTCAACCAGCCCGGCGACACCAAGATCTGGATCGGCGGTTTCATCCTGCGCGAGCCGGACGATCCCTACTGCAAGCCCGGTTCGCGCTGCGTCCACGTCATCGCTTCAAAAGACAACGGCGACACACCCGTCGCCCATGCCATCGTCGACCTCATGCGGGACCGGGTCGTCTATCCCTTCTATCACCAACAGGCCGGCAACCCGTCCGGCAAGCGCTCGGAGAAGTCGTCATGAAATCGATTCATCACGCGAGTCTGGGATTGCTCTTGCTGGGCCTTCTGGGCGGTCATGAAGTCCTTGCCGCCACGCCGACCTGCACCGGCAGCGAGACCAAGCTGAGCTGGCCGGCGGCCAACCCGGTCTGGGAAATGTGCTGGCTGCGGCCGAGCCAGAGCGTCGGACCGGACGGTTCGGGACTGGAAGTGCGCGACGTCCACTACAACGGCATTCCGGTGATGCGCCGCATGCACGCGCCGCTGCTGTTCGCCGAGTACCGCAACGGCGCCGGCGGCAACTGCTACCGCGACTGGAAGGACGAGAACACGACCATCCTCGCCGTTCCGGCGGTGCAGAACACGCTCGGCACGCC
Protein-coding regions in this window:
- the dapD gene encoding 2,3,4,5-tetrahydropyridine-2,6-dicarboxylate N-succinyltransferase — protein: MIERLIEDAWERRAQLDPAEIEAQLRPAVEQTMDLLETGQARVAEPDGQGGWQVNAWLKKAVLLYFRINGNSVVDRGAMPGFDKVPLRFIDADEAAFRKVGARFVPGSLVRRGAHIAADVVLMPSYVNIGAHVGAGTMVDTWATVGSCAQIGRNVHLSGGVGIGGVLEPLQAGPTIIEDDCFVGARSEVVEGVVVERGSVIGMGVFLGQSTRIYDRASGTVSYGRVPAGSVVVAGSLPAADGSHSLYAAVIVKRVDDRTRAKTAINELLRGE
- a CDS encoding Spx/MgsR family RNA polymerase-binding regulatory protein translates to MGAITLYGLTKCSTCQKAVAWLQRAGVEHRFVDYREHPVPAATLKHWAGAVGGFEKLVNRTGMTWRNLPDARKKPGSDAEWTLLIREYPALVRRPVAVAEDGEISLGFSDALFKRRFAA
- the dapE gene encoding succinyl-diaminopimelate desuccinylase: MSEVLALASALIRRASVTPDDAGCQALLAERLARAGFACEHLRYGEVDNLWATHGSGGPVLVFLGHTDVVPSGPPEAWASPPFEPSLRDGRLYGRGAADMKSSVAAMTVALEAFVAARPGHRGTVALLLTSDEEGIAQDGIRRVARTFVERGQRIDWCVVGEPSSQQALGDLIRVGRRGSLTGRLRIAGIQGHVAYPHKALNPIHAFAPALAELAVTRWDAGDAAFPPTSFQVSNISAGTGADNVIPGSLSAVFNFRFGVASSADGLIDRVETVLRTHALDFEIAWHRSGEPFVTTGGRLRQVVIEALHMRCGMEPEASTGGGTSDGRFIAPLGAEVVELGPCNESIHKIDESIALDELEALPGLYQEIAERLIGTGD